From a single Kryptolebias marmoratus isolate JLee-2015 linkage group LG6, ASM164957v2, whole genome shotgun sequence genomic region:
- the LOC112451058 gene encoding trichohyalin-like, translated as MHPSQKGSTLITSEYYYCGSQSPLSQTCGNLTTQDDVKIETQTSSAQNGQLTQEAAAEGANEEMIAPKTSQAQQGSELPTEDQNENARQKKIKNKAYAEGLFEQMKDKKYREDMEKQEMKNERDRLRGLDADLAEKDRIQKEKQKQIKRKAMQEALDHIAIVKQRRELEEKSLKTESGGFAFGSERKPNENVKLRQKNTEIVSQNLMLLQRDKEMKRAEWEKKHIVETMAKRDAQAKIEREEKKLKKALIQRSISENREASIKRKTQEKIQEQMYDKEMKKAEMEADRLAVLNQMETATRKREELKKNCSDFNKAASEQKQARAKQLKKEQQRPEKTSETPDTY; from the coding sequence atgcatccatCCCAAAAAGGAAGTACTCTGATTACATCTGAGTATTACTACTGTGGATCCCAGAGTCCACTCAGTCAGACCTGTGGAAACTTAACCACCCAGGATGACGTCAAGATCGAAACGCAGACATCTTCTGCTCAAAACGGGCAACTGACACAAGAGGCGGCCGCTGAAGGTGCGAATGAGGAGATGATAGCGCCTAAAACATCTCAGGCCCAACAAGGGAGCGAGCTACCAACGGAGGATCAAAATGAAAACGCTCgtcagaaaaaaattaagaacaAGGCTTATGCTGAAGGCTTATTTGaacaaatgaaagacaaaaagtacAGAGAAGAcatggaaaaacaagaaatgaagaaCGAACGGGATAGACTAAGAGGTTTGGATGCAGACCTGGCAGAGAAGGACCGTATCCAAAAGGAGAAacagaagcaaataaaaagaaaagcaatgcAAGAAGCTTTGGATCACATTGCCATCGTAAAACAAAGGAGAGAGTTGGAAGAAAAATCCTTGAAAACAGAATCAGGTGGGTTTGCATTTGGGTCTGAGAGAAAaccaaatgaaaatgtaaaattaagacaaaaaaacacgGAAATTGTGTCTCAAAATCTGATGCTCTTGCAGAGGGACAAAGAGATGAAAAGAGCCGAATGGGAAAAGAAACATATTGTTGAAACGATGGCTAAAAGAGATGCTCAAGCAAAAATAGAAAGGGaggaaaagaaactaaaaaaggctttaatacAGAGGTCCATTTCTGAAAACAGAGAAGCCTCAATAAAACGTAAAACTCAGGAAAAGATTCAGGAGCAAATGTACgacaaagagatgaaaaaagcagagatggagGCTGACAGGCTGGCCGTTCTTAATCAAATGGAAACAGCTACGAGAAAAAGGGAGGAATTGAAAAAGAATTGTTCCGACTTTAATAAAGCCGccagtgaacaaaaacaagcccgagctaaacagctaaaaaaagagcaacaaagaccagaaaaaacatcagaaacaccAGATACCTATTAA